From Streptomyces sp. TLI_105, the proteins below share one genomic window:
- a CDS encoding LacI family DNA-binding transcriptional regulator, producing MAHPAEDVRPPTMADVAREAGVSHQTVSRVLSGHPNVRAATRDQVTLAIERLGYRRNSAARALVTRRTRTLGVIAVNTALYGPASTLTGLEEAAREQGYLVSTVSLRTGEGQGLKDAIDHLASWGVEGVVAITPQRSHVQALAELDAPFPVVTVEGGHQLDLPGVSLDQELGARMVTEHLLAAGHSTVWHVAGPDDWLESEARTAGWRAVLEESGIRPPRVLTGDWSPLSGYRAGQELAGLVLARRGETPVTAVFVANDQMALGVLRALREGGIRTPGQVAVAGFDDIPEAEYFPPPLTTVRQDFAAIGRRSIGLLVDHIEGRVRKAEHLLVEPQLIMRASTRPPNEA from the coding sequence GTGGCGCATCCCGCGGAAGACGTCCGCCCGCCGACGATGGCCGACGTCGCACGAGAGGCGGGGGTCTCCCACCAGACCGTCTCCCGGGTGCTGAGCGGTCATCCCAACGTGCGCGCGGCCACCCGGGACCAGGTCACCCTGGCCATCGAGCGACTGGGCTACCGCCGCAACTCCGCCGCACGCGCCCTGGTGACGCGCCGCACGAGGACGCTGGGCGTCATCGCCGTCAACACCGCCCTGTACGGCCCTGCCAGCACCCTGACCGGCCTGGAGGAGGCGGCCCGGGAGCAGGGCTACCTCGTCTCGACCGTCAGTCTGCGCACCGGAGAGGGGCAGGGGCTCAAGGACGCCATCGACCACCTCGCGTCCTGGGGTGTGGAGGGCGTCGTCGCCATCACCCCGCAGCGCTCGCACGTGCAGGCGCTCGCCGAGCTGGACGCGCCCTTCCCCGTGGTCACCGTGGAGGGTGGGCATCAGCTCGACCTGCCCGGGGTCTCCCTCGACCAGGAGCTCGGCGCCCGGATGGTCACGGAGCACCTGCTCGCCGCCGGGCACAGCACCGTCTGGCACGTGGCGGGTCCCGACGACTGGCTGGAGAGCGAGGCCCGCACCGCGGGCTGGCGCGCCGTCCTGGAGGAGAGCGGCATCCGCCCTCCGCGCGTACTGACGGGAGACTGGAGCCCGCTGTCCGGGTACCGGGCGGGACAGGAACTCGCGGGACTCGTCCTGGCCCGCCGCGGGGAGACACCGGTCACGGCCGTCTTCGTCGCCAACGACCAGATGGCGCTCGGCGTCCTGCGGGCGCTGCGCGAGGGCGGGATCCGCACCCCCGGCCAGGTGGCCGTCGCCGGCTTCGACGACATTCCGGAGGCCGAGTACTTCCCTCCGCCGCTGACGACGGTCCGCCAGGACTTCGCCGCCATCGGGCGCCGGAGCATCGGGCTCCTGGTGGACCACATCGAGGGTCGCGTCCGGAAGGCCGAGCACCTCCTGGTGGAGCCGCAGCTCATCATGCGGGCGAGCACGCGCCCTCCGAACGAGGCCTGA
- the chvE gene encoding multiple monosaccharide ABC transporter substrate-binding protein, with protein sequence MKKFRSASALLAVTTGCALLLTACGQNSEGGSQESKDKKDVTIGIAMPTKSSERWIADGRNMTASLKKAGFATTLQYGEDDPDQQVAQIENMITQGVDALVVAAINGEALSNVLQQAADAHIPVISYDRLILGSPHVDYYASFDNEKVGELQATYIVEKLGLKAGSKKGPFNIELFAGSNDDNNTKYFFNGAMKVLKPYLDKKQLVVRSQQTQLNQVTTLRWDGGTAQKRMDDLLTSSYSTARVDAVLSPYDGISIGILSALKSDDYGSAAKPLPVVTGQDAEVASVKSIIAGQQTQTVYKDTRALAQVAADMVTAVLAGKKPEINDDTTYDNGKKVVPAFLLDPVSVDKSNYRKVLVDSGYIDAGELR encoded by the coding sequence ATGAAGAAGTTCCGATCCGCATCCGCCCTCCTGGCCGTGACCACCGGCTGCGCCCTGCTCCTGACCGCCTGCGGGCAGAACAGTGAGGGCGGCAGCCAGGAGTCGAAGGACAAGAAGGACGTCACCATCGGCATCGCCATGCCCACCAAGTCCTCGGAGAGGTGGATCGCCGACGGCCGGAACATGACGGCGAGCCTGAAGAAGGCCGGCTTCGCCACGACCCTGCAGTACGGCGAGGACGACCCCGACCAGCAGGTCGCCCAGATCGAGAACATGATCACCCAGGGCGTCGACGCCCTGGTCGTGGCCGCCATCAACGGCGAGGCCCTGTCCAACGTCCTGCAGCAGGCGGCGGACGCCCACATCCCGGTCATCTCCTACGACCGGCTCATCCTGGGCTCCCCGCACGTCGACTACTACGCCTCCTTCGACAACGAGAAGGTCGGCGAGCTCCAGGCCACGTACATCGTCGAGAAGCTGGGACTGAAGGCCGGCTCGAAGAAGGGCCCGTTCAACATCGAGCTGTTCGCCGGGTCCAACGACGACAACAACACCAAGTACTTCTTCAACGGCGCCATGAAGGTGCTGAAGCCCTACCTCGACAAGAAGCAGCTGGTCGTGCGCTCCCAGCAGACCCAGCTCAACCAGGTCACCACGCTGCGCTGGGACGGCGGGACGGCGCAGAAGCGCATGGACGACCTGCTGACCTCCTCGTACTCCACGGCCCGGGTCGACGCCGTGCTCTCCCCCTACGACGGCATCTCCATCGGCATCCTGTCCGCCCTGAAGTCCGACGACTACGGCAGCGCCGCCAAGCCGCTGCCGGTCGTCACCGGCCAGGACGCGGAGGTCGCCTCCGTGAAGTCGATCATCGCGGGCCAGCAGACGCAGACCGTCTACAAGGACACCCGCGCACTCGCGCAGGTCGCCGCCGACATGGTGACCGCCGTCCTCGCCGGCAAGAAGCCCGAGATCAACGACGACACCACCTACGACAACGGCAAGAAGGTGGTTCCCGCCTTCCTGCTCGACCCGGTCAGCGTCGACAAGTCGAACTACCGGAAGGTCCTGGTCGACTCCGGTTACATCGACGCCGGCGAGCTGCGATGA